From Candidatus Neomarinimicrobiota bacterium, the proteins below share one genomic window:
- a CDS encoding long-chain fatty acid--CoA ligase, which translates to MKYEHIGQMIIEKIAEYGNHTALRYKAEDNWASLTYVEFGQKIRRLACALINAGIQRGDTVGIYSANRYEWAVSDFACIMAGAVSVPIYATNTKEQAQYIVKDAGIKLIFVGNEVQYQNLAAIHSEGLSIQIVSYDQDITLDASIAVRFNAFSNIEDVAGFESEINSRMDKIRQDDLTTIIYTSGTTGNPKGVMLSHANLFHQFEAVDANFSVTNKDTSLCFLPLSHVYERMWSYYVYLKGATHTYLEDPKQVIDTMQEIKPTAMVSVPRLYEKIYAAVMNNQESASKLKKSLFEAALKTGANYYARSFTQQDISTGLKLKHKLYDKLVLSKIRALVGGDKNFFSAGGAPLEKSIEEFFLSCGLLICQGYGLTETSPMVSYNTPGAFKFGTVGKLVPNCEVKIADSGEILVKGPQVMLGYYNNPEATAESIIDGWFHTGDIGEFDEDGYLMITDRIKDLIITSGGKNIAPLNIETLVGKDFYIEQIIAIGDKRTFISALVVPAFESLEIWARKKKIQYSSPEELIAHPHVTEFYKKRIELQSKLLAQYETIKKFKLLPKPFTMEAGEITPTLKLKRKQINEKFKALIDSMYHKKDS; encoded by the coding sequence ATGAAATACGAGCACATTGGTCAAATGATCATCGAAAAGATTGCAGAATATGGCAATCACACAGCCCTGAGGTATAAGGCAGAAGATAATTGGGCATCTTTGACCTATGTTGAGTTTGGGCAAAAGATCAGGCGATTGGCCTGTGCCCTGATCAATGCTGGAATTCAAAGAGGAGATACAGTGGGAATATACTCGGCCAATCGTTATGAATGGGCGGTGAGTGATTTTGCCTGCATCATGGCCGGGGCGGTCTCAGTACCCATTTATGCCACCAATACCAAGGAGCAAGCCCAATACATTGTCAAAGATGCCGGGATCAAGTTGATCTTCGTGGGAAATGAAGTGCAGTACCAGAATTTAGCTGCCATCCATTCAGAGGGGCTCTCGATCCAAATCGTTTCTTATGATCAGGATATTACTCTTGATGCATCAATTGCTGTTCGATTCAATGCGTTTTCAAATATCGAAGATGTGGCAGGATTTGAATCTGAGATCAATAGCCGAATGGATAAAATCAGGCAGGATGATCTGACCACCATTATTTACACATCTGGAACCACGGGCAATCCCAAGGGTGTGATGCTATCTCACGCCAATCTGTTTCATCAATTTGAAGCGGTCGACGCAAATTTCAGCGTGACCAACAAGGACACCTCGTTATGTTTTCTGCCATTGAGTCATGTCTATGAGCGGATGTGGTCCTATTACGTTTATCTGAAGGGGGCAACCCACACTTACCTGGAAGATCCCAAGCAGGTCATAGACACTATGCAGGAGATCAAGCCCACGGCCATGGTTTCCGTCCCCCGTTTGTACGAAAAGATCTATGCGGCAGTAATGAACAATCAGGAAAGTGCTTCAAAGTTGAAAAAGAGTCTGTTTGAAGCAGCCCTTAAAACGGGAGCGAACTATTACGCCAGATCATTCACTCAGCAGGATATCTCAACGGGTCTCAAGTTGAAACATAAGCTGTATGACAAGCTGGTCCTTTCGAAGATCCGGGCTTTGGTGGGGGGCGATAAGAATTTCTTCTCTGCCGGAGGGGCACCACTGGAAAAATCAATTGAGGAGTTCTTTCTGTCCTGTGGTTTGCTGATCTGTCAGGGTTATGGTCTGACAGAAACTTCACCCATGGTTTCCTACAACACACCAGGCGCGTTCAAGTTTGGAACTGTGGGAAAACTGGTTCCCAATTGCGAAGTCAAAATTGCTGATTCAGGGGAGATTCTGGTCAAGGGACCTCAGGTGATGTTGGGTTATTACAATAATCCAGAGGCAACGGCAGAATCCATTATTGATGGTTGGTTTCATACTGGAGATATTGGTGAATTTGATGAGGATGGCTATTTAATGATTACTGATCGAATCAAAGACCTGATCATTACCTCAGGTGGTAAAAATATTGCGCCTCTAAATATTGAAACCCTGGTGGGGAAGGATTTTTACATCGAACAGATCATTGCCATTGGGGACAAGCGCACATTCATCAGTGCCTTGGTTGTACCGGCTTTTGAGAGTCTGGAGATCTGGGCTCGGAAGAAGAAAATTCAATACAGCTCGCCCGAAGAGCTTATTGCTCATCCTCATGTTACAGAGTTTTATAAAAAACGGATTGAATTACAATCAAAATTACTGGCTCAATATGAAACGATTAAAAAGTTCAAACTGCTACCCAAACCTTTTACCATGGAAGCCGGGGAGATCACACCGACTTTGAAGCTGAAGCGCAAGCAGATCAATGAGAAATTTAAAGCTTTGATCGATAGTATGTATCATAAGAAGGATTCATAG
- a CDS encoding aldehyde dehydrogenase family protein — protein sequence MTTHIHTEAFNPATGESLGKIPQNTIDDIREAVKRIRIAQVKWSQLSFAERGKFLRKMQRYLVEHGEEVARIISQDNGKTLPDAYMTEVSAAIISFDYYIKHTARVLRPRRVKGSHIFGLYTRNRLQHVPMGVIGIISPWNYPLAIPIHEILMALMSGNGLLYKAASETQMVGGIIQKIIDAGELPKDLFIQVNVPGRVAGDAFLEAGIDKLFFTGSVPIGKKLMAKAAETLTPVSLELGGNDPMIICAEANLKKAANGAIWAGLSNSGQSCAGIERVYVHRDVYKPFLKILRKKVEQLKVGDPAQISSDIGTMTTSRQQEAVRKVLKEAIDQGAVVSALSQIDGETEQALPATILTDVNHQMTVMQEETFGPVLGVMSFKTIEEAIQLANDSDLGLTASVWTKNHRLGRQIASQLQAGVVTINNHLVSHGIPNLPWGGFKQSGIGRTHGEVGLLEMTETRAIVTDYLPLNKQFYWTPVPGFIYRRWVGFVMIVGGTWKFKMKGLLKLIFGFKKTR from the coding sequence ATGACCACACATATACATACCGAAGCTTTCAATCCGGCCACAGGGGAATCCCTGGGAAAAATACCCCAAAATACCATTGATGACATCCGAGAGGCCGTCAAACGGATTCGGATAGCCCAAGTTAAATGGTCACAGCTCTCTTTTGCTGAACGGGGAAAATTTTTACGCAAGATGCAGCGTTACCTGGTTGAGCACGGTGAAGAGGTTGCCCGCATCATTTCTCAGGATAACGGAAAAACCCTGCCGGATGCTTACATGACCGAAGTATCCGCCGCAATCATTTCTTTTGATTATTATATCAAACATACTGCCCGGGTCTTGCGTCCCAGACGAGTCAAGGGTTCGCATATCTTTGGACTCTATACCCGTAACCGACTCCAGCATGTTCCTATGGGTGTCATTGGGATCATTTCACCCTGGAACTATCCTCTGGCCATTCCCATCCATGAGATCCTCATGGCACTGATGTCCGGCAATGGCCTGCTTTATAAGGCTGCATCTGAGACCCAGATGGTGGGTGGCATAATTCAGAAAATAATAGATGCTGGAGAGCTCCCAAAAGACCTGTTTATCCAGGTGAATGTGCCAGGTCGAGTTGCCGGCGACGCATTCCTGGAAGCTGGGATCGACAAACTTTTCTTTACCGGCAGTGTCCCTATTGGCAAGAAGCTCATGGCCAAAGCAGCCGAGACCCTGACCCCGGTATCCCTGGAATTGGGCGGAAACGATCCCATGATCATCTGTGCTGAAGCCAACTTGAAAAAAGCGGCCAATGGAGCGATCTGGGCTGGTCTTTCCAACTCGGGTCAAAGTTGTGCCGGAATCGAACGGGTCTATGTTCATCGGGATGTCTATAAACCTTTCCTGAAGATCCTGCGCAAAAAAGTCGAACAACTCAAGGTCGGAGACCCAGCCCAAATTAGTAGTGATATCGGCACCATGACAACTTCCCGCCAACAGGAAGCGGTTCGCAAAGTACTGAAAGAGGCTATTGATCAGGGAGCTGTTGTGTCAGCTTTATCGCAGATCGATGGTGAGACAGAACAGGCGTTGCCCGCCACTATTCTCACGGATGTAAATCATCAGATGACTGTCATGCAGGAAGAAACTTTCGGTCCTGTACTGGGGGTCATGTCTTTCAAGACCATTGAGGAAGCTATTCAACTGGCCAATGACTCTGACCTGGGTTTAACTGCTTCGGTTTGGACCAAAAACCACCGCCTGGGTCGTCAGATCGCCTCACAATTACAGGCTGGTGTGGTCACCATCAATAACCACCTGGTCTCACATGGTATTCCCAACCTACCCTGGGGTGGCTTTAAACAAAGTGGTATCGGACGAACCCATGGTGAAGTGGGGTTACTGGAGATGACAGAAACACGAGCAATTGTAACAGATTATTTACCCCTGAATAAGCAGTTCTATTGGACACCTGTCCCCGGATTTATCTACCGGCGCTGGGTCGGATTTGTGATGATCGTCGGTGGAACCTGGAAATTCAAAATGAAGGGCTTGCTTAAACTCATATTTGGTTTCAAAAAAACTAGATAG
- a CDS encoding ATP-binding protein translates to MKKLSTKDLCKTTDDNALKFKSTADLPSLKKVIGQERAVRALQFGLELLAPGYNVFVGGLPDTGKSTIVRNLVTKYAATKSEPLDWILIFNFRDEYHPKVFSLPAGQGVRFAKQMKRLIGSLSTDLPKVFKGELYAKRKKEITAEFDTGREEIIAGVNAEAAEQSIQLTMSQEGFQTIPLKDGEPLSEEMFAALTEPEQTDLNERISLIQNLLRDALSDMSELEEERKDVVENLQEKIALESVEHRIGRLFENYAKYPDIIEYLKDVRDDIAEHVKEFTGMETIQEDEATPQQVQKVLLVRYKVNLLVDNSRQKGAPVVIDTNPSYYNLFGRIDKKAVMGAWYSDFTMITAGALLKANGGFLILDIQSVLQNAHVWEPLKRALKNKSLQIEDVNEQFGFSSTTSLRPEPIPLDLNVVLLGRSDYFRYLQEVDEAFNKTFKVRADFDYEVTRNTENEHLFCQFIARVCREGKLPHFTSQAATQIIVYSSRLAGDQGKLSLQFGAMVGLITEAAYWAKKKKHRQVQKEDVRRAIMEKLFRGSLYEEKVWDNIKSETLLIDVTGERVGQINGLAVYSMGDNSFGKPSRITATTYLGEPGIIAVEREAKLSGKTYDKGNLIINGYLGQTFAQNFPLSVAITLTFEQSYGGIDGDSASSTEIYAILSALSGFPVKQGVAVTGSVNQWGEIQAIGGVNEKIEGFFHLCSMRGLTGEQGVVIPQSNVENLMIMPDIQEAVKADKFHIWAVGTIAEGIELLTGVSAGVVNKHGNFPARTVFGAAQSKLKKYFLKGQALGK, encoded by the coding sequence ATGAAGAAACTCAGCACGAAAGATCTTTGTAAAACCACTGATGATAATGCTCTAAAATTCAAGTCGACAGCAGATCTTCCCAGTCTTAAAAAGGTTATCGGGCAAGAACGAGCTGTACGGGCTCTGCAATTTGGTCTTGAATTACTGGCTCCGGGATACAATGTCTTTGTCGGTGGTTTGCCTGACACGGGCAAAAGCACTATTGTCAGGAACCTGGTAACCAAGTATGCTGCAACTAAGTCGGAACCACTGGACTGGATCCTGATCTTTAACTTCCGGGACGAATATCATCCCAAAGTCTTTAGTCTGCCTGCTGGTCAAGGTGTCAGGTTTGCCAAACAGATGAAACGTTTGATCGGTAGTTTGAGCACGGATCTACCTAAAGTTTTCAAGGGTGAGCTATATGCCAAGCGAAAGAAGGAAATAACGGCAGAATTTGATACGGGTCGTGAAGAGATAATCGCTGGTGTCAATGCAGAAGCAGCCGAACAAAGCATCCAATTGACCATGAGTCAAGAAGGCTTTCAGACTATTCCGCTCAAGGACGGGGAGCCCCTGAGTGAAGAGATGTTTGCGGCGCTTACTGAGCCAGAACAAACCGACCTGAACGAACGGATCAGTCTGATCCAGAACCTGTTGCGCGATGCCCTAAGTGATATGTCTGAGTTGGAGGAAGAGCGGAAAGATGTGGTGGAAAATCTCCAGGAAAAGATCGCTCTGGAGTCGGTGGAACATCGGATTGGTCGCTTGTTTGAGAATTATGCCAAGTACCCTGATATCATAGAATATTTAAAAGATGTCCGGGATGATATTGCTGAACATGTGAAGGAGTTCACTGGCATGGAAACTATTCAGGAGGATGAAGCCACTCCTCAGCAGGTCCAGAAAGTCTTACTGGTACGTTATAAGGTAAACTTACTGGTTGATAACAGTCGTCAGAAAGGAGCTCCCGTTGTCATAGATACGAATCCCTCTTACTATAACCTGTTTGGTCGGATCGATAAAAAGGCAGTTATGGGAGCCTGGTACAGTGATTTTACCATGATCACTGCCGGGGCGTTGCTTAAAGCCAATGGTGGTTTTTTAATCCTGGACATCCAGAGTGTTCTGCAAAATGCCCATGTTTGGGAACCCTTAAAACGAGCCCTTAAAAATAAATCCCTGCAGATCGAAGATGTGAATGAACAATTTGGATTTTCATCAACAACATCCTTGAGACCAGAACCAATTCCCCTGGATCTGAATGTGGTTCTATTGGGTCGGTCTGATTATTTCCGCTATCTGCAGGAAGTGGATGAGGCTTTCAATAAAACATTTAAGGTGCGAGCTGATTTTGATTATGAGGTAACCCGAAATACTGAGAATGAACACCTTTTCTGTCAATTTATCGCCCGGGTCTGTCGTGAAGGAAAGTTACCCCACTTCACTTCTCAGGCTGCTACTCAGATCATTGTTTACAGCTCCAGGCTGGCTGGTGATCAGGGAAAATTATCCCTGCAGTTCGGTGCCATGGTTGGGCTTATCACTGAAGCTGCCTACTGGGCTAAAAAGAAAAAGCATCGTCAGGTTCAGAAAGAAGATGTCCGACGGGCTATCATGGAAAAGCTCTTCAGAGGCAGTCTCTACGAGGAAAAAGTGTGGGATAACATAAAAAGCGAGACCTTACTGATCGATGTTACTGGAGAACGAGTGGGGCAGATCAATGGACTGGCTGTTTATTCCATGGGTGATAATTCCTTTGGGAAACCCTCCCGGATCACAGCGACAACCTATCTGGGCGAACCCGGCATCATTGCAGTTGAGCGAGAAGCAAAACTTTCAGGGAAGACTTATGACAAGGGTAATCTGATCATTAACGGTTACCTGGGGCAGACCTTTGCCCAGAATTTCCCACTATCCGTGGCCATCACCCTGACCTTTGAACAATCATATGGTGGGATCGATGGTGACAGTGCCAGTTCTACGGAGATATATGCCATTCTTTCGGCATTGTCCGGCTTTCCGGTTAAACAAGGGGTCGCAGTGACAGGTTCGGTGAATCAGTGGGGGGAGATTCAGGCCATCGGTGGTGTTAACGAAAAGATCGAGGGCTTTTTTCATCTTTGCTCTATGCGGGGTTTGACTGGTGAACAGGGTGTTGTTATTCCTCAATCCAATGTGGAAAATTTGATGATTATGCCGGATATCCAGGAGGCAGTTAAGGCAGATAAGTTTCATATCTGGGCGGTGGGTACCATCGCTGAGGGTATTGAGCTACTTACTGGTGTATCGGCTGGTGTGGTAAATAAACATGGCAATTTTCCGGCACGAACTGTCTTTGGAGCAGCTCAGAGCAAGCTGAAGAAGTATTTTTTAAAGGGGCAGGCTTTGGGGAAATAG
- a CDS encoding 2-oxoacid:acceptor oxidoreductase subunit alpha: protein MTKKVVRINEATIRFAGDSGDGMQLTGTRFTEATAIVGNDLKTIPNYPSEIRAPLGTLAGVSAFQLMFGSSRVFTPGDIPDTLVAMNPAALKVHLKDLKKGGTILANANAFTAKNLKMAGWETNPLEDDTLNGFTVYSMEMSKLVGKALEDSDLTSKGIERTKNMFALGVLFWMYNRPVEPTETWLRKKFGKNPAIAEANITAMKTGYNYGETTEIFTTSYAVEKAELPKGKYRNITGNVAVAYGLVAAAKKAGKELFLGSYPITPASEILHTLSGLRNFGVKTFQAEDEIAGITSAIGASYAGDLACTTTSGPGMALKTEAIGLAIITELPLVIINVQRGGPSTGMPTKMEQSDLFQAVLGRNSDAPIPVIAAQDPADCFDCAFEAARVALKYMTPVIVLSDGYLGQGSGPWQIPDPKDLPEIKVTHPDPSARGEDGFMPYARDENEARPWAIPGTKGLEHRIGGLEKENLTGMVSQDPENHQLMTDIRARKVQKITQEIPALEICGDSKGDLLVIGWGSTHGSIHVAVERARKAGRSVSHIHLRWVSPYPADLKTICDSFDEILIPEVNSGQLSLLLRAELLRPIHQLNKVRGEPFRASEIENKINEILG, encoded by the coding sequence ATGACGAAAAAAGTTGTACGTATTAATGAGGCTACCATTCGCTTTGCTGGAGATTCAGGCGATGGTATGCAGCTAACCGGCACACGCTTCACTGAAGCAACTGCCATTGTTGGTAATGATCTAAAGACCATTCCAAATTATCCTTCAGAGATTCGAGCACCACTGGGAACCCTGGCTGGAGTTAGTGCCTTCCAGTTGATGTTCGGCTCATCGCGGGTCTTTACTCCAGGTGATATTCCAGATACCCTGGTAGCCATGAATCCGGCTGCTTTAAAGGTTCATCTCAAGGATCTGAAAAAGGGCGGTACTATTCTGGCCAATGCGAATGCTTTTACGGCCAAGAATTTAAAAATGGCTGGCTGGGAAACGAACCCCCTCGAGGATGATACACTGAATGGATTTACTGTTTACAGTATGGAAATGTCCAAACTGGTTGGCAAAGCGTTGGAAGATTCTGATCTGACTTCCAAAGGGATCGAGCGTACCAAGAATATGTTTGCTTTGGGTGTGCTTTTTTGGATGTATAACCGGCCAGTTGAACCGACTGAAACCTGGCTTCGTAAAAAATTCGGCAAGAATCCAGCAATAGCAGAAGCCAATATCACAGCGATGAAAACCGGATATAATTACGGTGAGACAACTGAAATCTTTACCACTTCCTATGCTGTTGAGAAAGCAGAACTGCCCAAAGGCAAATACCGAAATATCACCGGCAATGTGGCTGTCGCTTATGGCTTGGTAGCTGCAGCGAAGAAAGCGGGTAAGGAATTGTTTTTAGGATCCTATCCCATTACACCTGCCAGTGAGATCCTGCACACCTTATCCGGTTTAAGAAACTTTGGTGTTAAAACCTTTCAAGCCGAGGATGAGATTGCTGGTATCACTTCAGCCATTGGTGCTTCTTATGCTGGCGACCTGGCCTGTACCACAACTTCAGGCCCGGGAATGGCGCTGAAAACGGAAGCAATCGGATTGGCAATTATTACTGAATTGCCCCTGGTGATCATCAACGTTCAGAGGGGTGGCCCCAGTACGGGAATGCCTACCAAAATGGAACAATCCGATCTATTCCAGGCTGTTCTTGGGCGCAATAGTGATGCACCTATTCCAGTGATTGCAGCACAGGATCCGGCTGACTGTTTTGACTGTGCTTTTGAAGCAGCCAGGGTTGCTCTGAAATATATGACTCCGGTCATTGTCCTGAGCGACGGTTATCTGGGACAAGGTTCGGGTCCCTGGCAAATTCCTGACCCGAAAGATTTACCGGAAATCAAGGTGACTCACCCTGATCCATCAGCTCGCGGTGAAGATGGATTTATGCCATACGCGCGTGATGAGAATGAGGCCCGTCCCTGGGCAATACCTGGTACCAAGGGTTTGGAACATCGCATTGGTGGTCTGGAAAAAGAGAACCTTACCGGTATGGTCAGTCAGGATCCAGAGAATCACCAACTTATGACTGATATCCGGGCAAGGAAGGTTCAGAAAATCACTCAGGAAATACCGGCACTCGAGATTTGCGGAGATTCCAAAGGGGACTTGCTGGTTATTGGCTGGGGTAGCACCCATGGTTCTATTCATGTGGCTGTCGAGCGGGCTCGCAAGGCTGGACGATCTGTCAGTCATATACATCTGCGTTGGGTGAGTCCTTATCCGGCAGATTTGAAAACGATCTGTGACAGTTTTGATGAGATCCTGATTCCTGAAGTAAATTCGGGTCAGTTGTCATTACTGTTGAGGGCTGAATTGCTGAGACCCATTCACCAACTGAACAAGGTTCGTGGAGAACCCTTCCGTGCTTCAGAGATCGAAAACAAAATCAATGAGATCCTCGGTTAA
- a CDS encoding 2-oxoacid:ferredoxin oxidoreductase subunit beta, with protein MSETIQGIEELNLTRKDFVPSNEVRWCPGCGDYSILANMQKTLPVLGVKKENYAFISGIGCSSRFPYYMDTYGFHSIHGRAPAIASGVKLANPDLAVWVITGDGDGFSIGGNHMIHVLRRNIDLNILLFNNRIYGLTKGQYSPTSQLGMKTKSSPFGSIDRPFNPSAVALGANATFIARALDVDGKGLQENIKRAQRHKGASFIEVYQNCVIFNDGEFSDVENKATRPDSALFVVHGEPMIFGKEHDKGIIMKDNHPKVVSLGGDWSEKDLLVHDETNSNITNLLLEMTFDPLNPTPFGVLRAIEAPTYDELLHSQISDVIRIKGEGTLEDLFYSGDVWEIK; from the coding sequence ATGAGTGAGACTATTCAAGGTATAGAAGAGTTGAATCTAACCAGGAAAGATTTTGTACCCAGTAACGAAGTGCGCTGGTGTCCGGGTTGCGGTGATTACTCAATTCTGGCCAACATGCAAAAGACCCTGCCAGTGCTGGGTGTCAAAAAAGAAAATTACGCTTTTATCTCCGGTATTGGCTGTTCCAGTCGTTTCCCTTATTATATGGATACTTATGGTTTTCATTCGATCCATGGTAGGGCTCCGGCTATTGCATCCGGCGTTAAGCTGGCCAACCCCGATCTGGCGGTCTGGGTCATAACCGGTGATGGTGATGGGTTTTCCATTGGCGGCAATCACATGATCCATGTGTTGCGGCGGAATATCGATCTGAATATCCTCTTGTTTAATAACCGGATCTATGGTTTAACCAAGGGTCAGTATTCTCCAACCTCTCAACTGGGTATGAAGACCAAGTCATCTCCGTTTGGTTCAATTGACCGCCCCTTTAACCCCAGTGCTGTTGCTCTGGGAGCCAACGCAACGTTTATCGCCCGGGCGCTGGATGTTGACGGCAAGGGTTTACAGGAAAATATTAAACGAGCCCAACGTCATAAGGGAGCTTCCTTTATTGAGGTTTATCAGAACTGTGTCATCTTCAATGATGGTGAATTTTCCGATGTTGAGAACAAGGCGACCAGGCCGGATAGTGCTCTCTTTGTGGTGCATGGTGAACCCATGATCTTTGGCAAGGAACACGACAAGGGAATCATCATGAAGGATAACCACCCCAAGGTGGTTTCTCTGGGTGGCGACTGGTCGGAAAAAGATCTGCTGGTACATGATGAGACTAATTCCAATATCACGAATCTCTTACTGGAGATGACCTTCGATCCATTGAATCCAACTCCATTTGGTGTGTTGCGGGCAATTGAAGCGCCTACCTATGATGAACTATTGCATTCACAGATCAGTGATGTGATTAGGATTAAGGGAGAAGGTACTCTGGAAGATCTGTTTTATTCCGGCGATGTTTGGGAAATTAAGTAG
- a CDS encoding fumarate hydratase produces MFQYDEKVLKDQLLELIRLAATDLPKDVVDAILEAQQNEPEGSAARSVFGMLLKNIDLARDESTPICQDTGTNIYLIHIPEGVSMLKLTALIKEATAEAVEKSYLRPNAVDSITGKNSGNNIGEGQPFIHFEEWDKDYIEFKLMLKGGGCENVSTQYKLPDVALGAGRDLDGVYKVIVDAVNAAQGLGCAPGILGIGIGGDRTSSHLAAKTQLFRKITDTNDNPELVELEARLKDDLNKLGIGPMGFGGNTTVLGVKMGALHRLPASFFVSIAYMCWAYRRHSMILKASGEVTYD; encoded by the coding sequence ATGTTTCAATATGATGAAAAAGTTCTGAAGGATCAGCTCCTTGAGCTCATCCGTTTAGCCGCTACAGATTTGCCAAAAGATGTGGTAGATGCCATCCTGGAGGCGCAGCAGAATGAACCCGAGGGTTCAGCCGCTCGTAGTGTATTTGGGATGCTACTGAAGAATATTGATCTGGCACGGGATGAATCCACACCGATCTGTCAGGATACGGGGACCAATATCTACCTGATCCATATTCCGGAAGGTGTTTCCATGCTGAAGCTCACGGCGCTTATTAAAGAGGCTACCGCTGAGGCCGTGGAGAAGAGTTATCTGCGACCCAATGCAGTGGATTCGATTACCGGGAAGAATTCAGGAAATAATATTGGTGAAGGTCAACCTTTCATTCATTTCGAAGAATGGGATAAGGATTACATCGAGTTCAAATTGATGCTTAAAGGGGGGGGATGCGAGAATGTTTCTACTCAATATAAGCTGCCAGATGTTGCTCTGGGTGCCGGCCGTGATCTGGATGGTGTTTACAAGGTGATCGTGGATGCAGTCAATGCTGCTCAGGGTTTGGGCTGTGCTCCCGGAATTTTGGGAATCGGAATCGGCGGAGATCGGACCTCTTCCCATCTGGCTGCCAAGACTCAACTTTTTAGAAAAATTACAGACACCAACGACAATCCTGAATTAGTTGAATTGGAAGCCAGACTCAAGGATGATCTGAACAAATTAGGCATTGGTCCCATGGGCTTTGGTGGTAACACCACAGTGTTGGGAGTGAAAATGGGAGCTTTGCACCGCTTACCGGCATCCTTTTTTGTATCAATTGCTTATATGTGCTGGGCTTATCGTCGACACAGCATGATCTTGAAGGCCAGTGGGGAGGTAACCTATGATTAA
- a CDS encoding FumA C-terminus/TtdB family hydratase beta subunit, whose protein sequence is MIKLQLPVSEEAIRELKIGDEVVISGLMVTARDAAHKYIHENWPDWLNPIMENSMIYHCGPVVKQHDDGSWSFVAAGPTTSIREEPYEASVMEHYKVRAVIGKGGMGAQTLAGLAKSGGVYLHAIGGLAASLAKSVVKVKDVYMLEELGVPEAFWHIEVKDFPAVVTMDSHGGSLHTTIKAQSDEVAEKLIFG, encoded by the coding sequence ATGATTAAGTTACAATTACCGGTTTCCGAGGAAGCCATTCGCGAATTGAAGATTGGGGATGAAGTAGTCATTTCAGGTCTTATGGTAACAGCCCGGGATGCTGCCCATAAATATATCCATGAGAATTGGCCGGATTGGCTCAATCCCATTATGGAAAATAGCATGATCTACCATTGTGGACCCGTTGTCAAACAACACGATGATGGTTCCTGGTCATTTGTGGCTGCTGGTCCAACCACCAGTATCCGTGAAGAACCGTATGAAGCATCTGTCATGGAACACTACAAAGTGCGGGCAGTGATCGGAAAAGGTGGCATGGGTGCTCAAACGCTGGCTGGTTTAGCCAAATCCGGTGGTGTCTATCTACATGCTATTGGCGGACTGGCTGCCTCACTGGCTAAATCTGTGGTCAAGGTCAAGGACGTTTACATGTTGGAGGAACTGGGTGTTCCTGAAGCTTTCTGGCACATTGAGGTCAAGGATTTTCCAGCCGTAGTCACCATGGATAGTCATGGCGGCTCTCTGCATACAACTATCAAGGCTCAATCAGACGAGGTGGCTGAAAAGTTGATCTTTGGCTGA